A single genomic interval of Candidatus Micrarchaeia archaeon harbors:
- a CDS encoding ribosome assembly factor SBDS — MTTLDKAIIADMKVNGVNFEVYVDPELANMYREGRKPDVRNILVVDEVYFDARKAEKAKSEALHKAFGTTDIMQILEIMLKKGNIQLTTEQKRKKMEEKYKQIVSILVRETIDPRTNAPHTASRIEEALEKAKVHVDPFRDARDQLPDILKEIRAIIPLKFERMRVAVKIPAQFAHQSYGALKSWGMVKEEWAKDGSLIMLVEIPSGAQGEFYDRINKLTAGNNETKVVEKIG, encoded by the coding sequence ATGACTACGCTCGACAAGGCAATTATCGCTGATATGAAAGTAAACGGGGTAAATTTTGAGGTTTATGTGGACCCTGAGCTCGCGAACATGTACAGGGAAGGGCGCAAGCCGGACGTGAGGAACATACTCGTGGTGGATGAGGTTTATTTTGACGCGAGGAAGGCTGAAAAGGCGAAGAGCGAGGCGCTCCACAAGGCCTTCGGAACTACGGACATAATGCAGATTCTGGAAATCATGCTCAAAAAGGGCAACATACAGCTTACTACAGAGCAGAAGAGGAAGAAGATGGAGGAAAAGTACAAGCAGATTGTTTCCATACTAGTGCGCGAGACTATTGATCCTAGAACAAATGCGCCGCACACTGCGAGCAGGATTGAGGAGGCATTGGAAAAAGCGAAGGTGCACGTGGACCCGTTCAGGGACGCGCGGGACCAGTTGCCGGACATTCTGAAGGAGATACGGGCGATAATTCCGCTCAAGTTCGAGAGGATGCGGGTCGCGGTGAAGATTCCGGCGCAGTTCGCGCACCAGTCCTACGGCGCGCTCAAGAGCTGGGGCATGGTCAAGGAGGAGTGGGCCAAGGACGGAAGCCTCATAATGCTGGTTGAAATCCCTTCAGGGGCGCAGGGAGAGTTCTACGACAGGATAAACAAGCTCACTGCAGGGAACAACGAGACGAAAGTGGTGGAAAAGATAGGATGA
- the rpl1P gene encoding 50S ribosomal protein L1 (in Escherichia coli and Methanococcus, this protein autoregulates expression; the binding site in the mRNA mimics the binding site in the 23S rRNA): MDKKKLTEAITKALEEKGKRKFKQSLELILNFRSIDFSKSENRLNLDIALPKGKGAKTPKVAVVGDEGITAQAKKAGADLTILPNEIPAYSAKDKLSMLANEYSMLAQPNQMATIAKSLGQYLGPRGKLPKPMVGNVKEAIERAKKSVRIASKGKYLPTAQAFVGTEEMPMQDLIENAEAIYEAVRTKIPEGNIKSTYVKLTMGKSVKI; this comes from the coding sequence ATGGACAAGAAAAAGCTCACAGAGGCCATCACCAAGGCTCTCGAAGAAAAAGGGAAAAGGAAATTCAAGCAGAGCCTCGAATTAATCCTGAACTTCAGGAGCATCGATTTCTCCAAGTCAGAGAACAGGCTCAACCTGGACATTGCGCTTCCCAAGGGAAAAGGAGCCAAGACCCCGAAAGTCGCGGTCGTAGGTGACGAAGGCATAACCGCCCAGGCGAAGAAGGCCGGCGCGGACCTGACGATACTTCCGAACGAGATTCCCGCCTACTCTGCGAAGGACAAGCTCTCCATGCTCGCAAACGAATATAGCATGCTCGCTCAGCCCAACCAGATGGCCACGATAGCTAAAAGCCTGGGGCAGTACTTGGGCCCGAGGGGGAAGCTCCCGAAGCCGATGGTGGGGAACGTGAAGGAGGCGATAGAGCGCGCCAAGAAGAGCGTGCGCATCGCATCCAAGGGCAAATACCTCCCCACGGCGCAGGCATTCGTGGGGACCGAGGAAATGCCCATGCAGGATCTCATAGAGAACGCCGAAGCGATTTACGAGGCGGTGAGGACCAAAATTCCAGAAGGGAACATAAAATCCACCTATGTTAAGCTCACGATGGGCAAGTCGGTCAAAATCTGA
- the rplJ gene encoding 50S ribosomal protein L10 encodes MVKNAKKEKTQGEKKERVAITKKKQAVSEISAKTKEYPTLAVVTLRNLPDDLLQSSRKKLREADGTWVKVSKLAVLKRVLDSAGLKAQADKIKDPSVLFLTKHTPYELNSFFRKNRKKVAAKAGQISPFEIVVPAGDTDLPPGPALSELKSAGAAVQIKAGKIAITKDSTLAKKGETITKAKAKALQMLGVLPFEVGVELVFAYDGKYIYGADVLNIDLDTLRPEILSSFRDALNMSINAAYPTEQNMEILLKDAFIQGSNVSINTGIYSSNSMEQLLTLAVRQGVAVSGLNK; translated from the coding sequence ATGGTCAAGAACGCTAAAAAGGAAAAAACGCAGGGGGAAAAGAAGGAAAGGGTCGCGATTACGAAGAAAAAGCAGGCAGTGAGCGAAATTTCCGCGAAGACCAAGGAATACCCGACGCTCGCGGTTGTGACGCTGAGGAACCTGCCCGACGATTTGCTCCAGTCCTCGAGAAAGAAGCTCAGGGAAGCCGACGGGACGTGGGTGAAAGTTTCCAAGCTCGCGGTGCTGAAGCGCGTGCTCGATTCCGCAGGGCTCAAGGCCCAGGCGGACAAGATAAAGGACCCCTCGGTGCTGTTCCTCACCAAACACACTCCATACGAGCTCAACTCGTTCTTCAGGAAGAACAGGAAGAAAGTCGCCGCGAAGGCAGGCCAGATTTCCCCGTTTGAAATCGTGGTTCCGGCAGGGGACACGGATCTGCCTCCGGGCCCGGCGCTCTCCGAGCTCAAGTCCGCGGGCGCGGCCGTTCAGATAAAGGCAGGGAAAATAGCGATTACGAAGGATTCCACTTTAGCAAAGAAAGGCGAGACGATAACTAAGGCAAAGGCAAAGGCGCTCCAGATGCTCGGCGTACTCCCTTTTGAAGTGGGCGTGGAGCTAGTTTTCGCGTACGACGGAAAGTACATTTACGGCGCCGACGTGCTCAACATAGATTTGGATACCCTCAGGCCCGAAATACTCTCTTCGTTCAGGGACGCGCTCAACATGTCCATAAACGCCGCATATCCGACAGAGCAGAACATGGAAATACTGCTCAAGGACGCGTTCATACAGGGCAGCAACGTTTCCATAAACACAGGAATTTATTCTTCTAACTCGATGGAGCAGCTTCTCACCCTTGCCGTGAGGCAAGGTGTGGCCGTGTCGGGTTTGAACAAATGA